One window of Campylobacter avium LMG 24591 genomic DNA carries:
- the glyQ gene encoding glycine--tRNA ligase subunit alpha, which translates to MISFCEIILKLQDFWQKQGCAIMQPYDIPAGAGTFHPATFLRSLGKKPWAAAYVAPSRRPTDGRYGDNPNRLGAYYQFQVLIKPSPDNIQELYLKSLEALGFNLKNHDVRFVEDNWESPSLGAWGLGWEVWLDGMEVTQFTYFQQVGGLALDLISVEITYGLERLAMYLQNVNSVYDILWNEFNGEKITYKDVHKQGEFEHSKYNFELSSTDVLYANFENFCKECKHILDNNLSLPAYDYCMQAAHTFNLLDARGVISSTQRQEYMLKIRELSKRCAQVYKENLNED; encoded by the coding sequence ATGATTAGCTTTTGCGAGATAATTTTAAAATTGCAAGATTTTTGGCAAAAACAAGGCTGTGCCATAATGCAGCCTTACGACATACCAGCAGGAGCGGGCACCTTTCACCCTGCCACTTTTTTACGCTCTTTGGGTAAGAAACCTTGGGCTGCTGCTTATGTAGCACCTAGTAGGCGTCCAACTGATGGTAGATACGGGGATAATCCAAACCGCTTAGGGGCTTATTATCAGTTTCAAGTTCTCATAAAACCTAGTCCTGATAATATACAAGAATTATATTTAAAGAGCTTAGAGGCTTTAGGTTTTAATCTTAAAAATCACGATGTTCGCTTTGTTGAGGATAATTGGGAAAGCCCTTCGCTTGGTGCTTGGGGGCTTGGTTGGGAAGTTTGGCTTGATGGAATGGAGGTAACGCAGTTTACTTATTTTCAGCAAGTTGGAGGCTTGGCACTTGATTTAATCAGTGTTGAGATAACTTACGGGCTTGAAAGACTTGCTATGTATTTGCAAAATGTTAATAGCGTGTATGACATACTTTGGAATGAATTTAATGGAGAAAAAATTACTTATAAAGATGTTCATAAGCAGGGAGAATTTGAACACAGCAAGTATAATTTTGAATTAAGCTCCACTGATGTTTTATATGCGAATTTTGAGAATTTTTGCAAGGAGTGCAAGCATATTTTAGATAATAATCTTTCTTTACCAGCTTATGATTACTGCATGCAAGCAGCACATACTTTTAACTTACTTGACGCAAGAGGAGTTATTTCAAGCACACAAAGACAAGAGTATATGCTAAAGATTAGAGAGCTTTCAAAACGTTGCGCACAGGTTTATAAAGAAAATTTAAATGAAGATTGA
- the rimM gene encoding ribosome maturation factor RimM (Essential for efficient processing of 16S rRNA): MNKILVAKIGKTVGLKGFLKLHIISDFLEQFEDNAKFLGDEQDFIIKSFDSERNLVLFKGYESLELAKTLVNKLLYKSEEESRKTCELKEGEFFYFDIISCELFEDELKLGKVVDILETSANYLFLVRVDEALRPEFVSEFYLPYADFYIDKVDIAAKKIHTKNALELLKSL; this comes from the coding sequence ATGAATAAAATTTTAGTTGCTAAGATTGGCAAAACTGTTGGTTTAAAGGGATTTTTAAAACTGCATATTATCAGTGATTTTTTAGAGCAGTTTGAAGATAATGCCAAATTTTTGGGTGATGAGCAAGATTTTATAATCAAAAGCTTTGATAGTGAAAGGAATTTGGTTCTTTTTAAGGGTTATGAGAGCTTAGAACTTGCTAAAACCTTGGTCAATAAGCTTCTTTACAAAAGCGAGGAAGAAAGTAGAAAAACTTGCGAGCTAAAAGAGGGTGAGTTTTTTTACTTTGACATTATCTCTTGCGAGCTTTTTGAAGATGAACTAAAGCTTGGCAAGGTTGTTGATATACTTGAAACCTCTGCAAATTATCTTTTTTTGGTGCGAGTAGATGAGGCTTTAAGGCCAGAATTTGTTTCTGAGTTTTACCTGCCTTATGCTGATTTTTACATAGATAAGGTGGATATTGCGGCTAAAAAAATACACACTAAAAACGCCTTAGAGTTATTAAAAAGTTTATGA
- a CDS encoding Nif3-like dinuclear metal center hexameric protein: MKIEKIYNFLDSISPFCEQEAWDNSGLLLGSLQDDVENVYLSLDIDEAVLEACSENSLLITHHPLIFKSLKNIANHKYPNAFIKTMIRKNIALISMHTNYDKSHLNAYFTEEILGFKHYTQDGFLIYVDLKDSFSNLLAYVKEKLGLPVLKYAFAKEELKKIAICTGSGGDLINDVKADCFLSGDFKYHQALEALSNGLNLIELGHFESESCFVNSLSNHLQNLPLKVIITNSKNPFKYH; encoded by the coding sequence ATGAAGATTGAGAAAATATATAATTTTTTAGATAGCATAAGCCCATTTTGTGAGCAAGAAGCTTGGGATAATAGTGGTTTGCTTTTGGGTTCTTTGCAAGATGATGTTGAAAATGTTTATCTTAGCTTGGATATAGATGAGGCCGTGCTTGAGGCTTGCAGTGAGAATTCCTTGCTAATTACTCATCACCCGCTAATTTTTAAATCCTTAAAAAACATAGCAAATCACAAGTACCCAAATGCTTTTATAAAAACTATGATACGAAAAAATATAGCCTTAATATCCATGCATACAAATTATGATAAATCCCACTTAAATGCCTATTTTACAGAGGAAATTTTGGGATTTAAGCATTATACACAAGATGGTTTTTTGATTTATGTTGACCTTAAAGATAGCTTTTCAAATTTACTAGCCTATGTTAAAGAAAAACTTGGACTTCCTGTGCTTAAGTATGCTTTTGCTAAGGAAGAGCTTAAGAAAATAGCTATTTGCACGGGTTCTGGCGGAGATTTAATAAATGATGTTAAGGCGGATTGCTTTTTAAGCGGGGATTTTAAGTATCATCAAGCCTTGGAAGCACTTAGCAATGGCCTAAATTTGATAGAGCTTGGGCATTTTGAGAGTGAGAGCTGTTTTGTTAATTCCTTAAGCAATCATTTGCAAAATTTGCCATTAAAGGTTATAATAACAAATTCAAAAAATCCATTTAAATATCATTAA
- a CDS encoding pseudouridine synthase family protein, translating into MKEKAYKLLALQEKISNSKAKELIDRGLVFYKNEKLKLARELLSKSAKFVVKEQKKIEIIFEDEKIIAVNKPFAMLSEEVEKSLQARLLNRLDKETSGLLLLCKNEDFRLKCINEFKKQNVYKSYIAVLNGIVPEVLEIDEPILVKKTQNKAFVKISKEGQSAYTKIIPLMINAKKTLAKIIIKTGRTHQIRLHTAFAGYGVVGDERYAKIPSQRMYLHSFECALFDYHFRADLDESFEKFGFELKNLNFKDL; encoded by the coding sequence ATGAAAGAAAAAGCTTACAAACTCCTAGCCCTGCAAGAAAAAATTTCAAATTCAAAGGCAAAGGAGCTTATCGATAGAGGGCTTGTCTTTTATAAAAATGAAAAACTAAAGCTAGCAAGAGAGCTTTTGAGCAAGTCTGCAAAATTTGTAGTAAAAGAGCAAAAAAAGATAGAAATCATTTTTGAAGATGAGAAAATCATAGCTGTAAATAAGCCCTTTGCTATGCTTAGCGAGGAAGTGGAAAAAAGCCTACAAGCAAGGCTTTTAAATAGGCTTGATAAAGAAACTAGCGGGCTTTTGTTGCTTTGTAAAAATGAGGATTTTCGTTTAAAATGTATAAATGAATTTAAAAAACAAAATGTTTATAAGAGCTATATAGCAGTGCTTAATGGCATAGTGCCTGAGGTGCTTGAGATAGATGAGCCTATCTTGGTTAAAAAAACTCAAAATAAAGCCTTTGTTAAAATTTCAAAGGAGGGACAAAGTGCCTATACAAAGATAATCCCTTTGATGATAAATGCCAAAAAAACCTTGGCTAAAATCATCATAAAAACAGGCAGAACTCATCAAATCAGGCTTCACACCGCCTTTGCAGGATATGGAGTTGTAGGCGATGAAAGGTATGCTAAAATTCCATCGCAAAGGATGTATTTGCACAGCTTTGAATGTGCTCTTTTTGATTATCATTTTAGAGCTGATTTGGATGAAAGTTTTGAAAAATTTGGTTTTGAGCTTAAAAATTTAAATTTTAAAGACCTTTAA
- a CDS encoding zinc ribbon domain-containing protein produces MNKHLEQLVELSVVDKELDGFTPKIDKINKALRDSELEIQKLEKDLLACEKDILDIKNEQEQNNAHIVQFRQRLDEISKKTPNVKTAKEANALQIEEDIVKEQLEVANEEIEKLDKLLLNKEKLKQELLQDKSKEEEELKNIAKDVESKMEDLEKERALVYDKKSKLTAGINQKVLSFYEKIRKWAKNTAVVPVKKQACYGCFMRIYDKTYLSILRGDEIVTCPHCGRILYKEREETKDSKKIAESVN; encoded by the coding sequence ATGAACAAACACTTAGAACAATTAGTAGAATTATCAGTTGTTGACAAAGAGCTTGACGGTTTCACGCCAAAGATAGATAAAATCAACAAGGCTTTAAGAGATAGTGAGTTGGAAATACAAAAATTAGAAAAAGATTTACTTGCTTGTGAAAAAGATATTTTGGACATAAAAAACGAGCAAGAGCAAAATAATGCTCACATCGTGCAATTTAGACAAAGATTGGATGAAATTTCTAAAAAAACTCCTAATGTTAAAACTGCCAAAGAAGCAAATGCTTTGCAAATTGAAGAAGATATAGTAAAAGAGCAGCTAGAGGTTGCAAATGAAGAAATCGAAAAGCTAGATAAACTTTTGCTTAATAAAGAAAAGCTAAAGCAAGAATTGTTGCAAGATAAATCAAAAGAGGAAGAAGAGCTTAAAAATATAGCAAAAGATGTTGAAAGCAAGATGGAGGATTTGGAAAAGGAAAGAGCCTTAGTTTACGATAAAAAGTCCAAATTAACCGCAGGGATAAATCAAAAGGTTTTAAGTTTTTATGAAAAAATAAGAAAATGGGCTAAAAATACCGCCGTTGTTCCGGTAAAAAAACAAGCTTGTTATGGCTGTTTTATGAGAATTTATGATAAAACCTATCTATCCATACTAAGAGGAGATGAGATTGTCACTTGTCCGCACTGTGGCAGAATTTTATACAAAGAGCGTGAGGAGACAAAGGACAGCAAAAAGATTGCTGAAAGCGTGAATTGA
- the ffh gene encoding signal recognition particle protein: MFDLISDSFKNAINKLRFVDDEKALKNALDTLKKSLLKADVHHKVVKELLALVEDDVKKGNIGQQQFLASIKKNLEDILSVKNAPQGFVFSSTPPTVVLMCGLQGGGKTTSTAKLANFLKLRNKKVLLAACDLQRLAAVEQLQKLCEDNDLDFFSIEGETKALNVAKEALKKAKSANYDVLLVDTAGRLAIDEALISELKEIKKALNPDETFYVADAMSGQDGVKTAASFNESIGLSGVILSKFDADTKGGVALGIARQLQIPLRFIGLGEKVADLEPFIPDRIVGRIMGEGDLASLAEKTATVIDEKEAKKLNQKIKKGEFNFNDFLEQMQNVSKLGSMQSLLSMIPGMSNVASAVKDMDFENSKQLLHIKAMISSMTPKERENPSLLNNARKRRIANGAGLSQMEVNRFLKQFENAAKMAKKFSSKAGMQNLMQMMSNARRGF; the protein is encoded by the coding sequence TTGTTTGATTTAATAAGCGATAGTTTTAAAAATGCTATTAATAAACTTAGATTTGTTGACGATGAAAAAGCCTTAAAGAATGCTTTAGATACGCTTAAAAAGTCTTTATTAAAGGCTGATGTGCATCATAAGGTCGTAAAAGAGTTATTAGCCTTAGTAGAAGATGATGTAAAAAAAGGCAATATCGGACAACAGCAGTTTTTAGCTTCCATAAAAAAGAATTTAGAAGATATTTTAAGCGTTAAAAATGCACCTCAGGGCTTTGTTTTTTCAAGCACACCGCCGACTGTTGTTTTGATGTGTGGCTTGCAAGGCGGTGGTAAAACTACAAGCACCGCGAAATTAGCAAATTTTTTAAAACTTAGAAACAAAAAGGTCTTGCTTGCTGCTTGTGATTTGCAAAGATTGGCAGCGGTTGAGCAGCTACAAAAGCTTTGCGAGGATAATGACCTTGATTTTTTCAGCATAGAGGGCGAAACAAAGGCTTTAAATGTAGCAAAAGAAGCACTTAAAAAGGCCAAAAGTGCTAATTATGATGTTTTACTAGTGGATACTGCGGGACGTTTGGCCATAGATGAAGCCTTAATTTCTGAGCTAAAAGAGATAAAAAAGGCTTTAAATCCCGATGAAACCTTTTATGTAGCCGACGCCATGAGTGGACAAGACGGGGTTAAAACAGCAGCGTCTTTTAATGAAAGCATAGGTTTAAGCGGGGTTATACTTAGCAAATTTGACGCTGATACAAAAGGTGGCGTGGCGCTTGGCATAGCAAGACAGCTTCAAATTCCGCTTCGTTTTATAGGTTTAGGAGAAAAGGTAGCTGATTTAGAGCCTTTCATACCTGATAGGATAGTTGGCAGGATCATGGGCGAGGGAGATTTGGCTTCTTTGGCTGAAAAAACCGCTACCGTCATAGATGAAAAAGAGGCCAAGAAATTAAATCAAAAAATCAAAAAGGGCGAATTTAACTTTAATGATTTTCTAGAACAAATGCAAAATGTAAGCAAGTTAGGCTCCATGCAGTCCTTGCTTTCTATGATACCTGGTATGTCAAATGTAGCCTCAGCTGTAAAGGATATGGACTTTGAAAATTCAAAGCAATTACTTCACATAAAGGCTATGATTTCATCTATGACTCCAAAAGAAAGGGAAAATCCTTCCTTGTTAAACAATGCTAGAAAACGTAGGATAGCAAACGGTGCAGGCCTATCGCAAATGGAAGTAAATCGCTTTTTAAAGCAGTTTGAAAACGCCGCTAAGATGGCTAAGAAATTTTCATCAAAAGCAGGCATGCAAAATTTAATGCAAATGATGTCAAATGCCAGACGAGGCTTTTAA
- the waaA gene encoding lipid IV(A) 3-deoxy-D-manno-octulosonic acid transferase, whose translation MVFFYYILLSLLHVFLSIPLLLLSFLKQKYKNSIKARFFLYKNSLQEAQVHFHACSFGEIRSIAPLLGSFNDVRVSCITQTGFDEASKKCKKVNFLAFETLLPFWFKPCKVLVLFEAELWLMLVFMAKLRGAKVILLNARISDKSFNRYKKFSFFYRKVFSYIDEVFAQSKLDKQRLEELGAKNVHEFFNIKACANLEANKHYKKNDKELILFASTHEKEDELLLENFTLNSKQRLIIAPRHPERFKNLELFLKQYCKKHSLTFSKFSEFDNFDANFASDILLVDVLGELINLYLISDIVVLGGSFIKGIGGHNPVEPATFNKIIISGPFIHNQKALFCLVDNIYICEDVALLNEIINKADKKAMLNFKPSLKPIKDSIKAALV comes from the coding sequence ATAGTATTTTTTTACTATATTTTGCTTTCTTTGCTTCATGTTTTTTTATCTATACCTTTACTTTTGCTTTCTTTTTTGAAGCAAAAGTATAAAAATAGCATTAAGGCTAGATTTTTTTTATACAAAAACTCCTTGCAAGAAGCGCAGGTGCATTTTCATGCTTGCTCCTTCGGGGAGATAAGAAGCATAGCGCCTTTGCTAGGTAGTTTTAATGATGTTCGTGTAAGCTGCATCACCCAAACAGGCTTTGATGAGGCTAGTAAAAAATGCAAAAAAGTAAATTTCTTAGCCTTTGAAACCTTGCTTCCATTTTGGTTTAAGCCTTGTAAGGTTTTGGTTTTATTTGAGGCTGAGCTGTGGTTAATGCTTGTTTTTATGGCCAAGCTAAGAGGTGCTAAGGTGATTTTGCTTAATGCTAGAATTTCTGACAAGTCCTTTAACAGATATAAAAAATTCTCTTTTTTTTACAGAAAGGTTTTTTCGTATATAGATGAGGTTTTTGCACAAAGTAAGCTTGATAAACAAAGGCTTGAAGAGCTTGGCGCAAAAAATGTGCATGAATTTTTTAACATAAAAGCTTGTGCTAACTTAGAAGCCAATAAACACTACAAAAAAAACGATAAAGAACTTATACTTTTTGCAAGCACCCACGAAAAAGAGGACGAGCTTTTGCTAGAAAATTTCACCTTAAATTCAAAGCAAAGGCTAATCATAGCCCCAAGACACCCAGAAAGATTTAAAAATTTAGAACTTTTTTTAAAACAGTACTGTAAAAAACACTCACTCACTTTTAGCAAATTCAGTGAGTTTGATAATTTTGATGCAAATTTTGCTAGCGATATTTTGCTAGTGGATGTTTTGGGCGAGTTGATTAATTTATATCTTATCTCAGATATTGTTGTTTTGGGCGGCTCCTTTATAAAGGGCATTGGAGGGCACAATCCGGTAGAACCTGCAACTTTTAACAAAATCATAATATCAGGCCCTTTTATACATAATCAAAAAGCACTTTTTTGCTTAGTTGATAATATATACATATGCGAGGATGTAGCATTGCTAAATGAGATTATAAACAAAGCGGATAAAAAAGCTATGTTAAATTTTAAACCAAGCTTAAAACCCATAAAAGATAGTATAAAGGCTGCTTTAGTATGA
- the purE gene encoding 5-(carboxyamino)imidazole ribonucleotide mutase: protein MNFVSILMGSKSDYEIINEASKVLSSFGVKYELIITSAHRSPARTKNYISDAEKRGAKVFIAAAGMAAHLAGAVAACTTKPVIGVPMPGSNLASMDSLYSTVQMPKGVPVATVAIGKAGAINAAYLAIQILALNDDILAKSLKDDRKKQEENLISDSKTVEVLL from the coding sequence ATGAATTTTGTATCTATTTTAATGGGTAGTAAAAGTGATTATGAAATCATAAATGAAGCTAGCAAAGTGCTTAGCTCTTTTGGCGTAAAATATGAACTCATCATCACTTCAGCACACAGAAGCCCTGCACGAACAAAAAATTATATAAGCGATGCTGAAAAAAGAGGTGCTAAAGTCTTCATAGCAGCAGCTGGCATGGCAGCACATTTAGCCGGAGCGGTTGCTGCTTGCACCACAAAGCCTGTTATAGGCGTGCCAATGCCTGGCTCAAATTTAGCTAGCATGGATTCTTTGTATTCCACAGTTCAAATGCCAAAGGGCGTTCCTGTAGCCACAGTCGCCATAGGTAAAGCAGGTGCTATCAATGCTGCTTATTTAGCCATTCAAATTTTAGCCTTAAATGACGATATATTGGCTAAGTCCTTGAAAGATGATAGAAAAAAACAAGAGGAAAATTTAATATCTGATTCAAAGACAGTAGAGGTTTTGTTGTAA
- a CDS encoding peptidase U32 family protein, translating into MLKPELVAPAGNFTKLKIALAYGADAVYAGLNNFSLRAATARGFDYDSFNEAVKYTHSLGKRIFVTLNAFYFSSQIENLKKHIKKLYDMKPDAFIVASLGVANLIKEMNLDINLHISTQANILNYLDAKAYESLGATRVVVARELSLNDIAFMKEQCKNLEFEAFVHGSMCFAYSGRCLISSVQSGRMSNRGSCANDCRFKYELYAKGENGTLFRLEQDEDGTHIFNSKDLNLSTHIDKIMQKSCINAFKIEGRTKSEYYVALATRTYRMAIDDVLSGNFDAKKYDEEIKTLANRGFTDGYLVNRALDRNDTQNLDTSIEQGSKQVCAFSEDGTFFKCKGKIVLNESYEVLCPLGFDIKEADNELGKIYKKDDKIFVEFKKLISRTNKEFKEIHSGNENEIALPFSLPKFSFLRK; encoded by the coding sequence ATGCTAAAGCCCGAATTAGTAGCACCTGCTGGAAATTTCACTAAGCTTAAAATCGCTTTAGCTTACGGAGCAGATGCTGTCTATGCCGGGCTTAATAATTTTTCTTTAAGAGCAGCTACAGCTAGGGGTTTTGATTACGATAGCTTTAACGAGGCCGTGAAATATACGCATTCTTTGGGTAAAAGAATTTTTGTAACCTTAAATGCCTTTTATTTTTCCTCACAGATTGAGAATTTAAAAAAACACATAAAAAAACTTTATGATATGAAGCCTGACGCCTTTATAGTAGCTTCTTTGGGCGTGGCGAATTTGATAAAAGAAATGAACTTGGATATAAATTTACACATCTCAACTCAAGCAAACATCTTAAATTACCTTGACGCTAAGGCCTATGAAAGCCTAGGAGCAACGAGAGTTGTGGTTGCTAGAGAACTTTCGCTAAATGATATAGCCTTTATGAAGGAGCAGTGCAAGAACTTAGAATTTGAAGCCTTTGTTCATGGCTCTATGTGTTTTGCCTACTCTGGCAGATGTTTAATTTCCTCTGTTCAAAGCGGCAGAATGAGCAACCGTGGCTCTTGTGCAAATGACTGTAGGTTTAAATACGAACTTTACGCAAAGGGTGAAAATGGCACTCTTTTTAGATTAGAACAAGATGAGGATGGAACACATATATTTAATTCTAAGGATTTAAATTTAAGCACTCATATAGATAAAATCATGCAAAAATCCTGCATAAATGCCTTTAAAATAGAAGGTCGCACTAAAAGCGAATATTATGTAGCTCTTGCTACTAGAACTTATCGAATGGCTATAGATGATGTTTTAAGTGGAAATTTTGATGCAAAAAAATACGATGAAGAGATAAAAACACTAGCTAACCGCGGTTTTACAGACGGCTATCTTGTAAATAGAGCTTTAGATAGAAACGATACGCAAAATTTAGACACAAGCATAGAGCAAGGCTCAAAGCAAGTTTGCGCCTTTAGCGAGGACGGGACTTTTTTCAAATGCAAGGGCAAGATAGTTTTAAACGAAAGCTACGAAGTGCTTTGCCCTCTCGGCTTTGATATAAAAGAAGCAGATAATGAGCTTGGCAAAATTTATAAAAAAGATGATAAAATCTTTGTGGAATTTAAGAAGCTTATCTCAAGAACAAATAAAGAATTTAAAGAAATTCACAGCGGTAATGAAAATGAAATTGCCCTGCCATTTTCTTTGCCTAAATTTTCTTTTTTAAGGAAGTAG
- a CDS encoding KH domain-containing protein: MAEEFLKEYAKLIADFPDKIQTKSVPLGDNFVEIIIYADKADTGKLIGKNGKMMNAIKTVISAFKSKDSTSYRVTVKNIDE, from the coding sequence ATGGCTGAAGAATTTTTAAAAGAATATGCGAAATTAATAGCTGATTTTCCTGATAAAATTCAAACCAAATCCGTGCCTTTGGGCGATAATTTCGTAGAAATCATCATTTACGCTGATAAGGCAGACACAGGTAAGCTAATAGGCAAAAATGGCAAGATGATGAATGCCATTAAAACAGTGATTTCTGCTTTTAAAAGTAAGGATTCAACCTCTTACAGAGTCACTGTTAAAAATATAGATGAATAA
- a CDS encoding chemotaxis protein produces MTQEELDSLMNSDTNLDDVALPSVDESNSETNVDDSSLENYRVKADAHWPPPPPNQEHKVVNQLDDVTRDSEKRAVELMDKLELMDKHFSQAELILRNVEENINKNLEVFNILSEKFPQVKTFRDLLDKNNASKNDIKDIISRLQDGQNEVLIAMDSMQYQDIHRQKIERVINVMRALNRYISSLFDSKKDDIHRVSSAVHINGDSTEDVVTNDDIEQLIANLGHKK; encoded by the coding sequence ATGACCCAAGAAGAACTTGACAGCCTGATGAATAGCGATACGAACCTTGATGATGTTGCCTTGCCTAGCGTGGATGAAAGTAATTCTGAAACAAATGTTGATGATTCTAGCTTAGAAAATTACAGGGTTAAAGCTGATGCACATTGGCCACCTCCACCACCAAATCAAGAACACAAAGTGGTTAATCAACTAGATGATGTAACTAGAGATAGTGAAAAAAGAGCTGTTGAGCTTATGGATAAGTTAGAACTTATGGATAAACATTTTTCCCAAGCAGAGCTTATTTTACGTAATGTGGAGGAAAATATAAATAAAAATTTAGAGGTTTTTAATATCTTAAGCGAAAAATTCCCTCAGGTTAAGACATTTAGGGATTTGCTTGATAAGAACAATGCTTCAAAAAATGATATAAAAGATATTATTTCTCGTTTGCAAGATGGGCAAAATGAAGTTTTAATTGCTATGGATTCTATGCAGTATCAAGACATACATAGACAAAAAATCGAACGTGTTATAAATGTTATGAGGGCTTTAAATAGATACATATCCTCTTTATTTGATTCTAAAAAAGATGATATACATAGGGTTTCTTCAGCTGTGCATATAAATGGCGATAGCACAGAGGATGTAGTTACAAATGATGATATAGAACAGTTGATTGCGAACCTAGGGCATAAGAAATAA
- the trmD gene encoding tRNA (guanosine(37)-N1)-methyltransferase TrmD, which yields MKFSFVSLFCEFFYPYFEHSILARAKEKKLIETDFLNPRAFSKDIRKKVDDYKIGGGAGLLMQAQPLVDTLSYLKNKDENIHFVFLNPCAKIFTQKDAKRLAKKEHICFVCGRYEGIDERVIELFANELFSLGSFVLTGGEIAALALCDAISRNVSGVLGNSQSLDEESFEDDLLEAPAFTKPFSFSYKSTNLNATSAFLKGNHVKIHALKKELSIARTKFFNPSLYQKHLLTRKDDEK from the coding sequence ATGAAATTTAGCTTTGTATCTTTGTTTTGTGAGTTTTTTTATCCATATTTTGAACATTCCATACTTGCTAGAGCTAAGGAAAAAAAGCTCATAGAAACTGATTTTTTAAATCCAAGAGCTTTTTCAAAGGATATTAGAAAAAAGGTTGATGATTATAAAATAGGCGGCGGCGCAGGACTTTTAATGCAAGCACAGCCCCTAGTTGACACCTTATCTTATCTTAAAAATAAGGATGAAAACATACATTTTGTATTTTTAAATCCTTGTGCAAAAATTTTCACTCAAAAAGATGCAAAAAGACTAGCCAAAAAAGAGCATATCTGCTTTGTTTGCGGCAGATACGAAGGTATAGATGAAAGGGTTATAGAACTTTTTGCAAACGAGCTTTTTTCCTTGGGTTCTTTTGTTTTAACGGGCGGAGAAATAGCTGCACTTGCTCTTTGCGATGCTATCAGTAGAAATGTAAGCGGAGTTTTAGGAAATTCACAAAGTTTGGATGAAGAAAGCTTTGAGGACGATTTGCTAGAAGCGCCTGCCTTTACAAAACCATTTTCATTTAGCTATAAAAGCACAAATTTAAACGCAACTTCAGCCTTTTTAAAGGGAAATCACGTTAAAATCCACGCTTTAAAAAAAGAGTTATCTATAGCTAGGACAAAATTTTTTAACCCTAGCTTATATCAAAAACACCTACTTACAAGGAAAGATGATGAAAAATAA
- a CDS encoding DUF3972 domain-containing protein codes for MQTYLELQEFCKLVRLNEDVVKGMMANNALNFKEEDGKIYIEANQGTFSVVPRKPNEEPLPVDSISLAGESFVEKTIGTILNLHEKVLDAKDETLEVLQRENKFLKDALYSMQEIYDEDRKTIDALNSQLKHAQNEVEFLKRKYKMMWNKAVENFTQAGSAKIAQNTVTSEVKTQ; via the coding sequence ATGCAAACTTACTTAGAATTGCAAGAATTTTGTAAATTAGTTCGTCTAAATGAAGATGTTGTCAAGGGGATGATGGCAAACAATGCCCTAAATTTCAAGGAAGAGGATGGCAAAATTTATATAGAAGCAAATCAAGGAACATTTAGTGTGGTGCCAAGAAAACCAAATGAAGAGCCTTTGCCTGTCGATTCCATAAGCTTGGCAGGAGAAAGCTTTGTGGAAAAAACCATAGGAACTATATTAAATTTACATGAAAAGGTGCTTGACGCAAAGGATGAAACCTTGGAGGTTTTGCAAAGAGAAAACAAGTTTTTAAAAGATGCACTTTATTCTATGCAAGAAATTTATGATGAGGATAGAAAGACCATAGATGCTTTAAATTCGCAGCTAAAACACGCACAAAATGAGGTTGAGTTTTTAAAAAGAAAGTATAAGATGATGTGGAATAAAGCGGTTGAAAATTTCACTCAAGCAGGTAGTGCAAAAATAGCTCAAAACACGGTTACAAGTGAGGTTAAAACGCAATGA
- the rpsP gene encoding 30S ribosomal protein S16 has translation MTVIRLTRMGRKKRPFYRIVVTDSRKRRDGAWIESIGYYNPMVEPELIKFDAERLAYWKSVGAKLSDKVASITSR, from the coding sequence ATGACTGTTATTAGACTTACTAGAATGGGACGCAAAAAAAGACCATTTTATAGGATAGTTGTTACTGATAGTAGAAAAAGAAGAGACGGTGCTTGGATAGAGAGCATAGGTTATTATAATCCTATGGTAGAACCTGAGCTAATCAAATTTGACGCTGAAAGACTTGCGTATTGGAAAAGCGTTGGTGCTAAACTTAGCGACAAGGTTGCTTCTATAACGAGTAGATAA